In one Roseburia intestinalis L1-82 genomic region, the following are encoded:
- a CDS encoding methyl-accepting chemotaxis protein, whose protein sequence is MFGGKKEKALQDELYTIKKQIAEYSDELKEDSVQMTASRVQMEENIEILEEKLECVGELAEESCRTGKELYSTFVEVHNAVESFEANHSIFIGQVAEQNEKIKEVFEQHKALKEPCAQLEESLYRASKEQDGLGNVTAELEDDAKNMGVLALNAAIEAARMGENGEKFLHAAEEIKNVAQRYEERLKALSEQIDAMEEAQKEIKEQTAQINEMQAGITSMVMKLYSDSAQKLSIYENGQTSLREHMSGNAVPAADFIKQAGEDFLKLGDEAKVQVTALREEINAKKSAEDELEKIYNGCKALLDME, encoded by the coding sequence ATGTTTGGTGGAAAGAAAGAGAAGGCACTGCAGGACGAACTCTATACGATCAAGAAACAGATTGCAGAATACAGTGATGAATTAAAAGAAGATTCTGTGCAGATGACAGCATCCCGTGTCCAGATGGAAGAAAATATAGAAATTCTTGAGGAAAAGTTAGAATGTGTGGGTGAACTGGCAGAAGAGAGCTGCAGAACAGGAAAAGAACTGTACAGTACATTCGTTGAAGTACATAATGCTGTGGAATCTTTTGAGGCAAATCATTCCATTTTTATTGGACAGGTGGCAGAGCAGAATGAAAAGATCAAAGAAGTTTTTGAACAGCACAAGGCGTTAAAAGAACCGTGTGCACAGTTAGAAGAAAGTCTTTACCGTGCTTCGAAAGAGCAGGATGGTCTTGGAAATGTGACAGCTGAACTGGAAGATGATGCAAAAAATATGGGAGTGCTTGCATTGAATGCGGCAATCGAAGCAGCAAGAATGGGAGAGAATGGAGAAAAATTCCTTCATGCTGCGGAGGAGATCAAAAATGTGGCACAGCGGTATGAAGAAAGACTAAAGGCATTATCAGAACAGATCGACGCGATGGAAGAGGCGCAAAAAGAAATCAAAGAACAGACTGCACAGATCAATGAAATGCAAGCGGGTATTACATCGATGGTAATGAAACTGTACAGTGACAGTGCACAGAAACTTTCCATATATGAAAATGGACAGACTTCTTTAAGGGAGCACATGTCCGGCAACGCAGTACCGGCTGCGGATTTTATAAAACAGGCCGGGGAGGATTTCTTAAAACTCGGGGATGAGGCAAAAGTGCAGGTTACAGCACTGCGTGAAGAAATCAATGCAAAAAAATCTGCTGAGGATGAATTGGAAAAGATCTATAATGGATGTAAAGCACTTTTGGATATGGAGTAA
- the truA gene encoding tRNA pseudouridine(38-40) synthase TruA — protein MANYKMILQYDGTRYRGWQVLPAELTIQGKLQDVLSKMAGYQVEVTGSGRTDAGVHAKGQTANFHLREEWDEDKILFYLNQYLPEDIAVCEVKRVDERFHSRYQAVEKTYLYRIHTGKIPEVFERRYVYDYTEPLDVNRMRKAAEYLCGTHDFKSFCGNKKMKKSTVRTISRIQIKELPGEIQIYYTGNGFLQNMVRILTGTLIEIGDGRRTPEDVSEILEAKNRERAGYTAPACGLTLLEVIYGKMVCNK, from the coding sequence ATGGCAAATTATAAAATGATCTTACAATATGACGGAACACGTTACCGCGGGTGGCAGGTGCTTCCGGCGGAACTTACGATACAGGGAAAGTTACAGGATGTTTTGAGCAAAATGGCAGGATACCAGGTGGAGGTTACCGGTTCCGGCAGAACAGATGCAGGCGTGCATGCAAAAGGACAGACGGCTAATTTTCATCTGAGAGAGGAATGGGATGAGGATAAAATTTTATTTTATCTGAATCAGTACCTTCCGGAAGATATTGCAGTCTGTGAAGTAAAGAGAGTGGATGAGCGTTTCCACAGCAGATATCAGGCAGTGGAAAAGACCTATCTTTACCGGATCCATACAGGAAAAATACCGGAGGTATTCGAGCGCAGATATGTTTATGATTATACGGAACCGCTTGATGTAAACCGCATGAGAAAAGCGGCAGAGTACCTGTGTGGAACACATGATTTTAAATCATTCTGCGGCAATAAAAAAATGAAGAAATCCACGGTTCGGACGATCTCCCGGATACAGATCAAAGAACTGCCGGGAGAGATACAGATCTATTATACCGGAAATGGATTTTTACAGAATATGGTGCGCATTTTAACCGGTACACTGATCGAGATCGGAGATGGAAGAAGAACTCCGGAGGATGTGTCAGAGATCTTAGAGGCAAAAAACAGGGAAAGAGCAGGATACACGGCACCGGCATGCGGGCTGACATTGCTTGAGGTAATATATGGAAAAATGGTTTGTAATAAATAA
- a CDS encoding alpha/beta fold hydrolase: MAKEEQMTYLSANGTTKIHAVKWMPEDGKYKAILQITHGMIEYIERYHEFAEYLTERGFMVVGHDHLGHGASVKDETEWGYFAENPSDTLVADMHSLRTTVQGENPGIPYFMMGHSMGSYMLRKYLCLHGENLSGAVIMGTGCVPDGTMKFGMTLCKFLAFFRGWNYRSKLVQKLSYSKPYHKFDLYGKDYTNSWLTKDVEHVKKYYSDPRCTFLFTLNGYYGLMEAVYFDNQMDNIKKVPKDLPVFMVSGADDPVGDLGEGVKKVYHMYKDAGVDDLTYRLYETDRHEILNETDRDQVYADICAWMSVRIAQI; encoded by the coding sequence ATGGCAAAAGAAGAACAGATGACGTATTTATCTGCGAATGGAACGACAAAGATCCATGCGGTAAAATGGATGCCGGAGGATGGAAAGTATAAGGCAATTTTACAGATCACGCACGGCATGATCGAATATATTGAAAGATATCATGAGTTCGCAGAGTACCTGACAGAGCGCGGATTTATGGTTGTTGGCCACGATCATTTAGGGCATGGCGCTTCGGTAAAAGATGAAACAGAGTGGGGATATTTTGCAGAAAATCCGAGTGATACGCTTGTTGCGGATATGCATAGCCTGCGAACAACAGTTCAGGGAGAGAATCCGGGGATACCGTATTTTATGATGGGACACAGCATGGGTTCTTATATGCTGCGAAAATATCTGTGTCTGCATGGTGAAAATTTAAGTGGAGCGGTCATTATGGGAACTGGGTGTGTGCCGGATGGCACCATGAAATTTGGTATGACGCTGTGTAAATTTTTAGCCTTTTTCCGTGGCTGGAATTACAGAAGTAAACTGGTGCAGAAACTTTCCTACAGCAAGCCATACCACAAATTTGACCTTTATGGAAAAGATTATACCAACAGCTGGCTGACAAAGGATGTGGAGCATGTCAAAAAATATTACAGTGATCCACGCTGCACGTTTCTGTTTACATTAAACGGGTACTATGGGCTGATGGAAGCGGTATATTTTGACAATCAGATGGATAATATAAAAAAAGTGCCGAAAGATCTGCCGGTTTTCATGGTTTCCGGGGCAGATGACCCGGTTGGTGACCTCGGTGAAGGGGTAAAAAAAGTTTATCATATGTACAAAGATGCGGGTGTGGATGATCTGACCTACCGTTTGTATGAGACAGACCGTCATGAGATATTAAATGAGACAGACCGCGATCAGGTTTATGCGGATATCTGTGCATGGATGAGTGTCAGAATTGCGCAGATATAA
- a CDS encoding DUF4097 family beta strand repeat-containing protein, translating to MKKFTKIMLIIAVSLLGAGLIFCGVSTAMGASVWRMAKNGELRYGNWHIGPVGLYYSSADGDDEEDDDMDDFDEDDDDSDDDDSDDDDSDDDDMITDISDMEFSTEVPAGGADSSFDVSSIRNIKLDIDAAEITVKEPDDSTKIRAVLKHGKEKYYSCRLDGDTLKIKYDAKKHYYKRSPQIILYLPKGSSFDELNFDIGAADMSWKDFDSTCNRLIVDVGAGNFEAERFQVDGKMDVSVGVGNVEITDSVVYGDVALDCGVGNFSMEGSVEGNLKADCGMGSMTLDLNGEEKEYNYKLSCGLGSIDVDGETYSNISGDKEVKNEGAEKNMELDCGMGSIEVDFE from the coding sequence ATGAAAAAATTTACAAAAATTATGTTAATCATTGCAGTGTCATTGCTTGGTGCAGGACTGATCTTCTGCGGTGTCAGTACTGCGATGGGGGCTTCTGTATGGCGTATGGCAAAGAATGGAGAACTCCGGTATGGAAACTGGCATATTGGTCCGGTGGGACTTTATTATAGCAGTGCTGATGGAGATGACGAAGAAGATGATGATATGGATGATTTTGATGAAGATGACGATGATAGCGATGACGATGATAGCGATGACGATGATAGTGATGACGATGATATGATAACAGATATCAGTGATATGGAGTTTTCTACTGAGGTACCTGCAGGTGGAGCAGACAGCAGCTTTGATGTCTCTTCCATTCGAAATATCAAATTGGATATTGATGCAGCGGAAATTACAGTCAAAGAACCGGATGACAGTACGAAGATCCGCGCCGTATTAAAACACGGTAAGGAGAAATATTATTCCTGCAGGTTGGATGGTGATACATTAAAAATTAAATACGATGCAAAAAAACACTATTATAAAAGATCGCCGCAGATCATCCTGTATCTGCCAAAGGGAAGTTCTTTTGATGAGCTGAATTTTGATATCGGTGCTGCAGACATGAGCTGGAAAGATTTTGACAGCACTTGTAACAGACTGATCGTGGATGTCGGTGCTGGTAATTTTGAGGCAGAGCGGTTTCAGGTAGATGGAAAAATGGATGTATCCGTAGGAGTTGGAAATGTAGAGATTACAGACAGTGTAGTGTATGGTGATGTTGCGTTAGACTGCGGAGTTGGCAATTTTTCCATGGAGGGAAGTGTTGAGGGTAACCTGAAAGCAGACTGCGGCATGGGAAGCATGACACTCGATTTAAACGGCGAGGAAAAAGAGTATAACTACAAACTTTCCTGCGGACTTGGTTCGATTGATGTGGATGGTGAAACTTACTCAAACATCAGCGGAGATAAAGAAGTCAAAAATGAAGGGGCAGAGAAAAATATGGAACTTGACTGTGGCATGGGAAGTATTGAAGTGGATTTTGAGTAG
- the recJ gene encoding single-stranded-DNA-specific exonuclease RecJ — translation MEKWFVINKGADFAGIAKRFGISPVTARLIRNREVMGDEAIARYLKGGIGELYDPHLLLDSDRLTDILVQKISEQKKIRVIGDYDIDGVMSTYILYKGITRCGGSVDFQIPDRMKDGYGINDHLIEQADEAGIDTIITCDNGIAAIGEIAHAKSLGMTVLVTDHHEIPYTEERGERHYKRSEADAIVNPKQMECTYPYKNLCGAAVAWKVIQILYEKCDIAVEESYDFLENVAFATVGDVMDLTDENRILVREGLKRIHTTMNPGMRALILQNKLEPEQISSYHFGFVLGPCINASGRLETAKIALNLFLQEDVKKASEIAAELVDLNAQRKDMTAEGVELAMQQVEEGNTGEKVLVVYLPDVHESLAGIIAGRIREACHKPTFVLTKSEDGVKGSGRSIEAYSMYEELCKCQELFTKFGGHPMAAGLSLPEANVEIFREKINACCGLTEEDFIPKIKIDIPMPVDYPDIPLVNELLLLEPFGKANVKPQFADKNLGIDRAVVVGKNQNVLKLTLKTERGKSISAVYFGDVEEFREYYGRKYGENEVQQAFLGRTNGIRMSVVYYPEINRYQGNESIQIVIKNYQ, via the coding sequence ATGGAAAAATGGTTTGTAATAAATAAAGGCGCTGATTTTGCAGGAATTGCAAAACGTTTTGGGATAAGTCCGGTTACGGCAAGGCTGATCCGGAATCGTGAGGTTATGGGGGATGAGGCAATCGCAAGATACTTAAAAGGCGGAATTGGGGAACTTTACGATCCTCATTTACTTTTGGATTCGGACCGGTTGACGGATATATTGGTGCAGAAGATCAGTGAACAGAAAAAGATCAGGGTCATAGGCGACTACGATATTGATGGGGTAATGTCGACTTATATTCTGTACAAAGGAATCACACGCTGCGGTGGCAGTGTGGATTTTCAGATACCGGACCGGATGAAAGATGGTTACGGAATCAACGATCATCTGATTGAGCAGGCAGATGAGGCGGGAATTGATACGATCATTACCTGTGATAATGGAATTGCAGCGATAGGCGAGATCGCGCACGCTAAAAGTCTTGGAATGACAGTTCTTGTCACAGACCATCATGAAATACCATATACGGAGGAGAGGGGAGAACGCCATTATAAAAGAAGTGAGGCGGATGCCATTGTAAATCCAAAGCAGATGGAGTGTACATATCCGTATAAAAATCTCTGCGGTGCTGCAGTTGCCTGGAAAGTGATACAGATCCTCTATGAAAAATGTGACATTGCGGTGGAGGAGTCCTACGATTTTTTGGAAAATGTGGCATTTGCGACGGTCGGGGATGTGATGGATCTGACGGATGAGAACAGAATCCTGGTAAGGGAAGGATTAAAGCGGATCCATACGACCATGAATCCGGGGATGCGCGCATTGATTTTACAGAATAAATTAGAGCCGGAACAGATCAGTTCCTATCATTTCGGATTTGTGTTAGGACCATGCATCAATGCAAGCGGACGATTAGAGACAGCGAAAATTGCCTTAAATCTTTTCCTGCAGGAGGACGTAAAAAAAGCATCGGAGATCGCAGCGGAACTGGTCGATCTGAATGCGCAGCGAAAAGACATGACTGCAGAGGGCGTAGAACTTGCCATGCAGCAGGTGGAAGAGGGAAATACGGGTGAAAAAGTCCTGGTTGTCTATCTGCCGGATGTGCATGAAAGTCTTGCAGGAATCATTGCAGGAAGAATCCGGGAGGCGTGTCATAAACCGACTTTTGTGCTGACAAAGAGTGAGGATGGGGTTAAAGGCTCCGGGCGCTCAATCGAGGCATATTCGATGTATGAGGAACTGTGCAAATGTCAGGAATTATTTACAAAATTTGGCGGTCATCCGATGGCAGCAGGACTTTCCCTGCCGGAAGCAAATGTAGAGATTTTCAGGGAGAAAATAAATGCCTGCTGTGGCTTGACAGAAGAAGATTTTATTCCTAAGATAAAAATAGATATTCCCATGCCCGTCGATTATCCGGACATTCCGCTGGTAAATGAACTGTTGTTGTTAGAACCATTCGGGAAAGCAAATGTAAAACCTCAGTTTGCGGATAAGAATCTTGGAATCGATCGTGCGGTTGTAGTCGGGAAAAATCAGAATGTATTAAAACTGACACTTAAGACTGAACGTGGAAAATCCATATCTGCTGTTTATTTTGGAGATGTGGAGGAATTCCGGGAATATTATGGAAGAAAATATGGGGAAAATGAAGTGCAGCAGGCATTCCTTGGCAGGACAAATGGAATCCGGATGTCTGTGGTATATTATCCCGAGATAAACAGGTATCAGGGAAATGAAAGCATACAGATTGTGATAAAGAATTATCAGTAA
- a CDS encoding DUF1002 domain-containing protein — MRNKKVVKILCVILAAAMPVSSGVGVQAAQAGAVAATADQTDDVQNAAETSAEDSAQNADSDDLEGSIQYLDDSAQTNNSDAQQDGNISSDQTPQQDGNATSDQASQDINGTIVQNEDSDNVTIKASDKPYLALGADLNDSQRATILSIMGIDAANLSNYDVVYVTNAEEHQYLDSYISSSQIGTRSLSSVVIVQRDKGSGLNISTTNINYCTVGMYKNALTTAGVTDADIIVAGPTPISGTAALVGVLKAYQEMTGKEISDSVVDTALNELVLTGQLEDSLKGVSDAEVEEFIAYIKALIAKDDLTDDAGINGAIDEACEKYGVTLSDDERQQIIDLIKKINSLGIDLNGLVDYAESLYNSFKNGDGSSNSGIAAAVGGFFKSIISSVGDFFKKLFS, encoded by the coding sequence ATGAGAAACAAAAAAGTAGTTAAAATATTATGTGTGATACTTGCAGCAGCGATGCCTGTTTCCTCCGGTGTGGGTGTGCAGGCAGCACAGGCAGGGGCAGTTGCAGCGACGGCAGATCAGACAGATGATGTGCAGAATGCAGCAGAAACTTCGGCAGAGGATTCTGCGCAGAATGCAGATAGTGACGATCTGGAAGGTTCCATTCAGTATTTGGATGATTCGGCTCAGACAAACAATTCTGATGCACAGCAGGATGGAAATATATCGTCGGATCAGACGCCACAGCAGGATGGAAATGCGACATCAGACCAGGCGTCACAGGATATCAACGGAACGATTGTGCAAAACGAGGACAGCGATAATGTCACAATCAAGGCAAGTGATAAACCGTACCTTGCGCTTGGAGCAGATCTTAATGATTCTCAAAGAGCGACGATTCTTTCTATTATGGGCATTGATGCGGCAAATCTGTCAAATTATGATGTGGTCTATGTGACAAATGCAGAGGAACACCAGTATTTAGATTCCTATATTTCATCCTCGCAGATTGGAACAAGATCGCTTTCTTCTGTTGTGATCGTACAGAGGGATAAGGGAAGCGGATTAAACATTTCCACAACAAATATTAATTATTGTACCGTTGGTATGTATAAAAATGCGCTGACTACTGCAGGGGTAACAGATGCAGATATTATTGTAGCAGGACCAACTCCAATTTCCGGAACGGCGGCTTTAGTAGGCGTATTAAAAGCATATCAGGAGATGACAGGAAAAGAGATCAGTGATTCGGTAGTTGATACGGCACTCAATGAACTTGTGCTGACCGGTCAGTTAGAAGATTCCTTAAAAGGTGTCTCCGACGCAGAAGTGGAAGAGTTTATTGCGTATATCAAGGCTCTGATTGCAAAAGATGACCTGACGGATGATGCCGGGATCAACGGTGCAATCGATGAGGCGTGTGAAAAATATGGTGTGACGTTATCGGATGATGAGCGTCAGCAGATCATAGATCTGATCAAGAAGATCAATTCACTCGGAATTGATTTAAACGGACTTGTGGATTATGCGGAGTCTTTGTACAATTCGTTTAAAAACGGAGATGGAAGTTCAAATAGCGGTATAGCAGCGGCTGTCGGTGGATTTTTTAAATCGATCATTTCTTCTGTGGGAGATTTCTTTAAAAAGTTATTTTCATAA
- a CDS encoding peptidoglycan-binding protein — protein MSDIAYTQNNTDQGELKIQVTARRSNRPITNARVAISYSGDPDSIVEEVNTDASGMSEQITLPAPPLEFSMEPGEEQPFSQYSIQVDAEGFRPFTVSGIELFSKQLSLQEVRMDEVDAPGNPVDTIVIPVNTLWGDFPPKIAESEIKPISETGEIVLSRVVVPEYVVVHDGPPNDTTARDYYVRYKDYIKNVASSEIYSTWPDATLRANILAIMSFTLNRVYTEWYRNKGYSFTITSSTAYDQKFTYGRNIFQSISDIVDEMFQNFLSRPNVSQPILTQYCDGERVTCSNWLSQWGSKYLGDQNYEAIEILRYYYGNNMYINTAEEVSGIPASWPRVDLTIGSTGEKVRQIQEELARISRSYPAIPTVTPDGIYGPATREAVEVFQRVFGLPVTGVIDYRTWYKISEIYVAVSRIAELV, from the coding sequence ATGTCAGATATTGCCTATACACAAAATAATACCGATCAAGGTGAGTTAAAGATCCAGGTAACGGCAAGAAGAAGTAACCGTCCGATCACAAACGCCCGTGTAGCGATCTCCTATTCCGGTGATCCGGACAGTATCGTTGAGGAGGTGAATACAGATGCATCCGGTATGTCCGAACAAATTACGCTTCCTGCGCCTCCGCTTGAATTCTCAATGGAGCCAGGCGAAGAGCAGCCGTTCTCGCAATATAGTATTCAGGTCGATGCTGAAGGATTCCGCCCGTTTACTGTGTCGGGAATTGAACTGTTTTCGAAGCAGCTGTCGCTTCAGGAAGTACGAATGGATGAGGTGGATGCACCGGGGAACCCGGTAGACACGATCGTGATCCCGGTCAATACCCTCTGGGGCGATTTTCCACCGAAAATCGCAGAGTCTGAGATCAAGCCGATCTCCGAGACCGGGGAGATCGTCCTAAGCAGAGTCGTGGTGCCGGAATATGTCGTGGTACATGACGGTCCGCCAAACGATACGACTGCGCGCGATTATTATGTGCGATACAAGGATTACATCAAAAATGTAGCGTCCAGCGAAATCTATTCCACCTGGCCGGATGCGACGCTGCGCGCAAATATCCTTGCAATCATGTCATTTACATTAAACCGGGTGTACACGGAGTGGTACCGGAACAAAGGCTACAGTTTCACGATCACCTCCTCCACCGCCTACGACCAGAAATTTACCTACGGCAGGAACATTTTCCAGAGCATCTCCGACATCGTGGATGAAATGTTCCAGAACTTTTTATCCCGGCCAAACGTCAGCCAGCCAATCTTAACGCAGTACTGCGATGGGGAACGTGTGACCTGCAGCAACTGGCTGAGTCAGTGGGGCAGCAAATACCTGGGTGACCAGAACTATGAGGCAATCGAAATTCTGCGCTACTATTATGGAAACAACATGTACATCAACACGGCAGAAGAAGTATCCGGCATCCCGGCTTCCTGGCCGAGAGTCGACCTTACGATCGGTTCGACCGGCGAAAAAGTGCGTCAGATCCAGGAGGAACTTGCACGGATTTCAAGATCCTATCCGGCGATTCCGACAGTTACACCGGACGGAATCTACGGACCTGCCACAAGAGAGGCTGTCGAGGTCTTCCAGCGTGTCTTCGGTCTGCCGGTCACCGGCGTCATTGACTACCGTACCTGGTATAAAATTTCTGAAATTTATGTGGCAGTGTCGCGCATCGCGGAACTGGTCTAA
- the ade gene encoding adenine deaminase, whose amino-acid sequence MLERKRKLDCANGREKADLVLKNGNVLNVFTEEVLKADVAICGDTIVGVGEYEGKEEIDCTGKYLVPGFIDAHMHIESCMAAPGELAKVLAKAGTTTIIADPHEIVNVSGTKGMDYFLKCAAKLLVNVFFMVPSAVPATDVETNGCGEFLASDMMKYVDNARVLGLGETMRFMECCEGEKRMADKLELFAKKHIDGHAPGIRGKEVQAYRLAGVENDHECSTAEEVLDKLRAGLHIYVREGSGAKNLETLIKTMLDAGVCLDRCAFCTDDKHVEEIRKEGHISTCIRKAIALGVPVAKAYKMGSYQAAEFYGLKNYGAIGAGYRADIVFLDDLEQVRPLDVMKDGRILTEEDYAKDYSVPVPDELLHTVHVGEVTKEKIRLSCDGKTDVIQMNPHQIVTTHLVEEVPTENGYFKSDGVYNKICVVERHGKTGEIGVAPLKGFGVKGGAVATSVAHDSHNLIVAGDNDEDILAAIKGVEENQGGYVIASGGKVVDVLPLPICGLMSEKSCDEITEKVADMLEKAKKLGISEDIDPFITLSFMALTVIPEIRVTERGVYLFGAK is encoded by the coding sequence ATGTTAGAGAGAAAAAGAAAGTTAGACTGTGCAAATGGACGTGAAAAAGCAGATCTCGTATTGAAAAACGGAAATGTGCTGAATGTCTTTACGGAGGAAGTGTTAAAAGCGGATGTTGCGATCTGCGGGGACACGATCGTAGGCGTAGGTGAATACGAGGGAAAAGAAGAAATCGACTGTACCGGGAAATATCTGGTGCCGGGCTTTATCGATGCGCATATGCATATTGAATCCTGTATGGCAGCACCGGGAGAACTTGCCAAAGTCCTTGCGAAGGCGGGAACAACGACGATCATTGCCGATCCGCACGAGATCGTGAATGTCAGCGGAACAAAAGGAATGGACTATTTCTTAAAATGTGCTGCAAAACTTCTGGTAAACGTATTTTTTATGGTGCCTTCCGCAGTTCCTGCAACGGATGTGGAGACAAACGGCTGTGGTGAATTTCTTGCCTCTGACATGATGAAATATGTGGATAATGCAAGAGTACTTGGACTCGGTGAGACCATGCGTTTTATGGAGTGCTGTGAGGGTGAAAAGAGAATGGCAGACAAGTTAGAGCTGTTTGCCAAGAAACATATTGATGGGCATGCGCCTGGAATCCGAGGAAAAGAAGTGCAGGCATACCGTCTTGCCGGTGTGGAAAACGATCATGAATGTTCTACCGCTGAGGAAGTGCTCGATAAACTCCGTGCCGGACTGCATATCTATGTGCGCGAGGGAAGTGGTGCAAAGAATTTAGAGACACTGATCAAAACAATGTTAGATGCAGGTGTATGCTTAGACCGCTGTGCTTTCTGTACGGATGACAAGCATGTGGAGGAGATCCGCAAAGAGGGACATATCAGTACCTGCATCCGCAAGGCGATTGCACTTGGCGTGCCGGTTGCAAAAGCCTATAAGATGGGAAGTTATCAGGCGGCAGAGTTTTATGGATTGAAAAATTATGGCGCGATCGGTGCGGGTTACCGTGCAGACATCGTATTTTTAGATGATTTAGAGCAGGTCAGACCGCTTGATGTCATGAAGGACGGACGTATTCTGACAGAGGAAGATTATGCGAAAGATTATTCCGTTCCGGTTCCGGATGAGCTGCTTCATACCGTTCATGTGGGAGAGGTCACCAAAGAGAAAATCAGGCTTTCCTGTGATGGAAAAACGGATGTGATACAGATGAACCCGCACCAGATCGTGACCACGCATCTGGTGGAGGAAGTGCCGACAGAAAACGGATATTTCAAATCGGATGGTGTATACAACAAGATCTGCGTGGTAGAGCGTCATGGAAAGACAGGGGAGATCGGTGTTGCGCCGCTGAAAGGGTTTGGCGTCAAAGGCGGCGCAGTGGCGACTTCCGTTGCACATGATTCCCATAACCTGATCGTTGCGGGCGATAATGATGAGGATATCCTTGCAGCAATCAAAGGTGTGGAAGAAAATCAGGGCGGATATGTTATCGCTTCCGGTGGAAAAGTCGTGGATGTGCTTCCGCTTCCAATCTGCGGTCTGATGAGCGAAAAATCCTGTGATGAGATCACGGAAAAAGTGGCGGACATGTTGGAGAAAGCAAAGAAACTTGGCATTTCCGAGGACATCGATCCATTTATCACGCTTTCCTTTATGGCACTTACGGTAATACCGGAGATCCGTGTGACAGAGCGCGGCGTGTATCTGTTTGGTGCGAAATAG
- a CDS encoding DUF1700 domain-containing protein has protein sequence MKREEFLKQLEQLLDGISEEEKADALAFYRSYFEDAGEENEESVIAELESPEKVAQSIKKNLGMEKENGSYGMPADQNPEWNKNDDMFVKSEEVPKEKKGGWSAAAIVLVVLTSPFWLTLLLVVASLLLAVVAILFGIAVAVVAVMASLVFAGFLLIGFGCSTLFTGGVAVGLGLTGAGLLVLGLGILAVLLVVWVSGVFLPWAVRGIIGLCKKPFEKKKESGVAA, from the coding sequence ATGAAAAGAGAAGAATTTTTAAAACAGTTAGAACAGCTTCTGGATGGAATATCAGAAGAAGAAAAAGCGGATGCGCTTGCGTTTTACCGCAGTTATTTTGAAGATGCGGGCGAGGAAAATGAGGAATCTGTGATAGCGGAGCTTGAGTCACCGGAGAAGGTTGCCCAGAGCATCAAAAAGAATCTTGGCATGGAAAAAGAGAATGGATCTTATGGCATGCCGGCGGATCAAAATCCGGAGTGGAATAAGAACGATGATATGTTTGTGAAAAGCGAAGAGGTGCCAAAAGAAAAGAAAGGTGGATGGAGTGCAGCAGCAATCGTATTGGTGGTTCTTACATCACCGTTCTGGCTGACATTGCTTTTAGTCGTGGCATCACTTCTTCTTGCGGTTGTTGCGATATTGTTTGGCATTGCGGTTGCAGTGGTTGCAGTGATGGCATCACTTGTGTTTGCAGGTTTCCTTTTGATTGGTTTTGGATGCAGCACTTTATTTACCGGTGGAGTGGCTGTCGGACTTGGACTGACCGGAGCAGGACTTTTGGTATTGGGACTTGGAATCCTTGCAGTACTTCTGGTCGTGTGGGTGTCTGGCGTATTTCTTCCATGGGCAGTCAGGGGAATCATCGGTTTGTGTAAAAAACCGTTTGAAAAGAAGAAAGAAAGTGGGGTGGCAGCATGA
- a CDS encoding PadR family transcriptional regulator, which produces MVFNTGAALLDAIVLAVVSKEEEGTYGYKITQDVRKAIDVSESTLYPVLRRLQKDGCLEVYDRECGGRNRRYYKITEPGQDKLVEYRREWEDYSMKISALFSGEEL; this is translated from the coding sequence ATGGTATTTAATACAGGAGCCGCTCTCTTAGACGCGATCGTGTTAGCTGTTGTGTCGAAAGAGGAGGAAGGCACCTATGGCTATAAGATCACACAGGATGTACGAAAAGCCATTGATGTATCAGAGTCCACTTTGTATCCGGTGCTCAGGAGACTGCAGAAAGACGGATGCCTTGAGGTATATGACAGAGAGTGCGGAGGCAGGAACAGGCGTTATTATAAGATCACGGAACCGGGGCAGGATAAGTTAGTTGAATACCGGAGAGAATGGGAAGATTATTCCATGAAAATATCAGCATTATTTTCAGGAGAGGAGCTTTAG